From one Leishmania panamensis strain MHOM/PA/94/PSC-1 chromosome 9 sequence genomic stretch:
- a CDS encoding hypothetical protein (TriTrypDB/GeneDB-style sysID: LpmP.09.0390), whose product MAFPETLKSGRPAQQNTMSQQLFYANPANAADMARQQQLDWEYTQHMRELHTQRGAADRRFFQRVTDYRDIQDGDPYASVFGESGGTLRLRTAAWQRQFEKENEDVELPYERTNVLSRLAPNWFVRYFVNLRDKGGADHLYFLWACALAAVSLLWFVGYLFYTAPSQARPTREIR is encoded by the coding sequence atggcTTTTCCAGAAACACTCAAGAGCGGCCGGCCGGCGCAACAGAACACCATGTCGCAACAGCTCTTCTACGCGAACCCTGCCAACGCCGCGGATAtggcgcgccagcagcagctggactGGGAGTACACGCAGCACATGCGTGAGCTGCACACCcagagaggcgcagcggaTCGCCGCTTCTTTCAGCGTGTGACAGACTACCGCGACATTCAAGATGGCGACCCGTACGCGTCTGTCTTTGGGGAGTCCGGCGGtacgctgcggctgcgcaccgccgcgtggcagcggcagttcGAAAAGGAGAACGAAGATGTCGAGCTTCCATACGAGCGCACGAACGTGCTCTCGCGCCTCGCGCCGAACTGGTTTGTGCGGTACTTCGTGAACTTGCGGGACAAGGGCGGGGCGGACCACCTTTACTTCCTGTGGGCCTGCGCCTTGGCCGCGGTGTCCCTTCTGTGGTTTGTTGGGTACCTCTTCTACACCGCGCCCAGTCAGGCACGGCCAACGAGAGAGATCCGCTAA
- a CDS encoding DNA photolyase, putative (TriTrypDB/GeneDB-style sysID: LpmP.09.0360): MSPVEITAEGWAELQQYLHQVEGTDVELLGATQGVTPPLSDAKVGHVDKAAAVAEDGPHSDGTFAGQRPQVSPSPPFVSPEDVADLATDLAQEVGALRHDSSFTSARGWEKAELEAGADSGHQDDGIEYGDDAECDEQLLTSLKGHRVRLQNTPDVVMPPLIIPDKKGHLAANTQPLLHSCGGEGEASAPTAETTSRSLAVTPQPAVRLLNRHSYLAEQDRLYLGACTAPDAQLRSSDAMQAVSPSAGPQPHSRCILVVFSSTDLRVHDNHLLAFASGCARAAAIKTGGPVSVIGVCVLDYRTFAQPSVVGGFFRQSPQRAQFLLDTVAALRVKLEGTLHVPLLVRCGRPEEHVPRLAVELGAMHVLMTTQYAPHERRVQELMVRRLQAGTWVSREEVTNEAVVAGAVGQVASAALDVSCGFAADEDDPLIAVVEHASSGAGGQQHPYYRGSSAPSRNRTAAALPEVHCLWQSTLVHLDDLPTPLAAMKEGERWYHDDVTVSLIRPTEPYNKATALLAELPLTWQTAALLPTEEERYGRVGSSVLRGTLPRLEDLGYSVSAVRGTDFAFQEVIATQSSHPDAGEDAALVRLQDWLAQGGVTSLLRYGRERRTNTKMYSQKLARVSPYIALGALSPRKYYEVLREFAQANQRDAFVQQQFREGLLRLSRRDYWHWMGLRFGDRLFFSYGPHPEHTDDVPDWRHDLKVVQRWCNGLTGIPFADAAMRELVGTGFVAHEGRQALAWLLTRGYGQDWRLGAEWMERCSLDYDPFVCYGNYAYSCGLMLDDFGEPVRSVYYLAHQHDQTGIYIKKWLPQLSKVPPVYVHRPHVLTERMQAMHGVYLGKNYPYPLKLWQGAQRSLSAAELTAYYPQGIVKGPGYTEALRYGSAVMQPEEYNAAVSPTYVQLQEWAAMLPASAFAGIEDDDEKAKHLSLVEVAAPRKSAAPAAAAAAGLTLKRVVV, translated from the coding sequence ATGTCGCCTGTCGAAATCACTGCAGAGGGGTGGGCTGAGCTCCAGCAGTACCTGCACCAAGTTGAAGGGACCGATGTCGAGCTCCTTGGCGCCACTCAAGGCGTCACACCGCCGCTCTCGGACGCAAAGGTTGGCCATGTTGacaaggcagcagcggtggcagaaGACGGCCCGCACAGTGACGGCACCTTTGCAGGTCAGCGTCCACAGGTctcaccgtcgccgccgtttGTGTCGCCTGAAGATGTCGCTGACCTTGCAACGGATCTGGCGCAAGAGGTGGGTGCGCTACGCCACGACTCCAGCTTTACATCGGCACGCGGCTGGGAGAAGGCAGAGCTAGAAGCGGGGGCAGACAGTGGTCACCAAGACGACGGCATCGAGTACGGAGACGACGCCGAGTGTgatgagcagctgctcacctCCCTGAAGGGTCACCGTGTGCGACTGCAAAACACGCCAGACGTGGTGATGCCACCGCTCATCATCCCTGATAAAAAGGGCCACTTGGCGGCAAACacacagccgctgctgcacagctgcgggggagagggcgaagCCTCTGCCCCCACTGCAGAAACAACGAGCAGGAGCTTGGCAGTCACACCACAGCCAGCGGTGCGCCTTCTTAATCGGCACAGCTATCTTGCGGAGCAAGACCGACTGTACCTTGGCGCTTGCACAGCGCcagacgcgcagctgcggtcgTCTGACGCCATGCAGGCAGTATCACCATCTGCGGGCCCACAGCCTCACAGTCGctgcatcctcgtcgtcttctcctcTACCGACCTGCGGGTTCACGACAACCACCTCTTGGCGTTTGCCTCGGGGTGCGCCAGGGCGGCGGCCATCAAGACAGGCGGCCCTGTTTCCGTCATTGGCGTTTGTGTGCTCGACTATCGAACTTTTGCGCAGCCGAGCGTTGTCGGTGGCTTTTTCCGTCAGAGCCCTCAGCGGGCGCAGTTCCTGCTCGatacggtggcggcgctgcgcgtcaAGCTGGAGGGCACGCTGCATGTGCCCCTCCTCGTTCGCTGCGGTCGGCCAGAGGAGCACGTTCCCCGCCTGGCCGTGGAGCTGGGGGCGATGCATGTTCTCATGACAACTCAGTACGCCCCCCACGAGCGACGTGTGCAGGAGTTGATGGTGCGTCGACTCCAGGCAGGAACGTGGGTGTCGCGCGAAGAAGTGACTAACGAGGCTGTGGTAGCGGGTGCAGTTGGGCAAGTAGCGTCGGCAGCGCTTGACGTGTCCTGTGGCTTCGCAGCCGATGAAGACGATCCCCTGATCGCTGTCGTGGAGCACGCtagcagcggtgccggtgggCAACAGCACCCGTACTACCGCGGCAGTAGCGCGCCCTCGCGCAACCGCACCGCGGCTGCTCTGCCGGAGGTGCACTGTCTCTGGCAATCAACGCTAGTACACCTCGACGACTTGCCGACACCGCTGGCGGCCATGAAGGAGGGCGAGCGGTGGTACCACGACGATGTCACGGTGAGCCTGATCCGGCCGACTGAGCCGTACAACAAGGCgactgcgctgctggcggagctgcctCTTACCTGGCAAACGGCCGCCCTGCTGCCCACGGAAGAGGAGCGGTACGGGCGAGTGGGGTCGTCCGTTTTGCGGGGAACTCTACCTCGGCTTGAGGACCTCGGCTACAGTGTCTCTGCCGTCCGCGGGACAGACTTCGCCTTTCAGGAAGTGATCGCCACCCAGTCGTCCCACCCGGACGCCGGCGAAGACGCGGCACTGGTGCGCCTGCAGGACTGGCTGGCGCAGGGCGGCGTGACCTCACTGCTACGCTACGGACGGGAGCGGCGCACTAACACGAAGATGTACTCGCAGAAGCTGGCGCGCGTGTCACCGTACATCGCGCTTGGCGCTCTGTCACCGCGCAAGTACTACGAAGTCCTGCGTGAGTTCGCGCAGGCGAACCAGCGCGATGCatttgtgcagcagcagttccgCGAGGGGTTGCTGCGGCTTTCTCGGCGGGACTACTGGCATTGGATGGGCCTGCGCTTCGGTGACcggctcttcttctcctacGGACCGCACCCTGAGCACACGGACGACGTACCGGACTGGCGTCATGATCTCAAGGTGGTGCAACGGTGGTGCAATGGACTGACTGGCATCCCCTTCGCAGATGCCGCGATGCGGGAGTTGGTGGGGACAGGCTTCGTCGCGCACGAGGGGCGGCAGGCTCTGGCGTGGCTGCTCACCCGTGGCTACGGGCAAGACTGGCGCCTTGGCGCCGAGTGGATGGAGCGCTGCTCCCTTGACTACGACCCATTTGTCTGCTACGGCAACTACGCGTACAGCTGCGGGCTTATGCTCGACGACTTCGGCGAACCTGTCCGCAGCGTGTACTACCTCGCTCATCAGCACGACCAGACCGGCATCTACATCAAGAagtggctgccgcagctaTCGAAGGTGCCGCCGGTGTACGTGCATCGCCCACACGTGCTGACGGAGCGCATGCAGGCGATGCACGGCGTGTACCTTGGCAAGAACTACCCCTATCCACTTAAGCTGTGGCAAGGGGCGCAGCGCAGTCTGTCTGCCGCTGAGCTCACTGCGTACTACCCGCAGGGCATAGTGAAAGGACCTGGGTACACGGAAGCACTGCGgtacggcagcgccgtgatGCAGCCCGAGGAGTACAACGCCGCTGTGTCGCCCACGtacgtgcagctgcaggaatgGGCGGCAATGCTGCCAGCCTCCGCCTTCGCAGGTatcgaagacgacgacgagaaggcgaagcacctctccctcgtgGAGGTGGCAGCCCCACGGAAGTCTGCCgcacccgcagctgcagctgcggcggggTTAACCTTGAAGAGGGTCGTAGTGTAG
- a CDS encoding hypothetical protein (TriTrypDB/GeneDB-style sysID: LpmP.09.0400) yields MPATYALAKECQLLRGDVEGVLSLAAQLLLQTTTTASPPNGSAIASASSSTPTTSFIGPVVGAILTDVHVRSLLLNTLVRVLVPARRQRALLDDNKYVHAANMAALQEQQQQQRSNGPRPTNSVDGGSDVLQRYRVGRVVGVVPKPQPKAAKVAHDGSGSASCADFAAAAAEEGQQWLLAVYVGECVEPFAVSAIAEDVLTEVEHRIFVQSALSTNREEGSRRASVLPSQQPALLSAEMAVVVQQSIKDIRLALQLMQTADKKAAAVGVEAATRRLMQRASGVKRWHDASDNDADSRTHKRGTEAASAGESSNGLGTHFGNGASSQAARVARLTEDVTARGTQLQQLRQLLQQKEQEVKATLQQQQQQEARHRGEIDVWRAKVEEQSRTHERVSKESRESLEQRDRLLDEANTKLRRLAGMATKYKQVVDTVAALLKRSSGEGGDGTVMTPDDILIALQTRKSL; encoded by the coding sequence ATGCCTGCAACCTACGCGCTGGCAAAGGAGTGTCAGTTGCTGCGTGGCGATGTCGAAGGTGTgctctcgctcgctgctcAACTCCTCCTTCAGACGACCACGACCGCATCGCCTCCCAACGGATCAGCTATAGCCTCTGCGTCGTCATCGACGCCGACCACGTCGTTTATTGGCCCCGTCGTAGGTGCCATCCTCACGGATGTCCACGTCCGCTCACTTCTTCTCAACACGCTGGTGCGCGTCCTCGtgccggcgcggcggcagagggcACTGCTTGATGACAACAAGTACGTGCACGCAGCCAACATGGCGGCActgcaagagcagcagcaacaacagagaagcaATGGCCCAAGACCGACGAACTCGGTTGACGGAGGATCGGACGTGTTGCAGCGATACCGCGTAGGACGTGTTGTCGGTGTCGTGCCGAAGCCACAACCTAAGGCAGCGAAGGTGGCCCACGACGGGAGTGGGTCTGCCTCTTGCGCTGACtttgccgcagcagcggctgaagAAGGTcagcagtggctgctggcCGTCTACGTTGGCGAGTGTGTCGAGCCGTTTGCCGTGTCGGCCATCGCAGAGGATGTCCTCACAGAGGTGGAGCACCGCATCTTTGTGCAATCAGCCCTGTCCACgaacagagaggagggtaGCCGACGTGCGAGTGTGCTGCCGAGTCAGCAGCCTGCACTGCTCTCTGCCGAGATGGCAGTCGTGGTGCAGCAAAGCATCAAGGACATCCGCCTagcactgcagctgatgcAGACGGCGGACAAGAAAGCAGCCGCGGTGGGTGTGGAGGCGGCCACGCGGCGGCTAATGCAACGCGCCAGTGGGGTAAAGCGGTGGCACGATGCGTCAGACAACGACGCGGATAGTCGCACCCACAAGAGGGGAACAGAGGCGGCATCAGCTGGAGAAAGCAGCAACGGACTCGGCACGCACTTCGGTAACGGGGCCTCGTCGCAAGCCGCACGGGTGGCCCGCCTCACAGAGGACGTGACAGCACGTGGTacgcagcttcagcagctccgccagctgcttcagcaaaaggagcaggaggtgaaggccacgcttcagcagcagcaacagcaagaggCGCGGCACCGTGGCGAGATCGATGTGTGGCGCGCCAAGGTGGAGGAACAGAGCCGCACGCACGAACGGGTTTCGAAGGAGTCGCGGGAGTCGTTAGAGCAGCGCGACCGACTGCTTGACGAGGCGAACACGAAGCTCCGTCGACTGGCCGGCATGGCCACCAAGTACAAACAGGTTGTAGACACCGTAGCGGCACTGCTgaaacgcagcagcggcgaaggtGGCGACGGGACGGTTATGACGCCTGACGACATACTCATAGCTCTACAAACTAGAAAGTCGCTGTAG
- a CDS encoding hypothetical protein (TriTrypDB/GeneDB-style sysID: LpmP.09.0350) translates to MKSVIKVFRELEATSQLPPTTPQQHIAPPTVLLPATLGMVPPELAAMAAMAGPACTGGVGGMMPPLSPSVTNNTAAMSPQASIQMCMAPALALSPFPRSPMLMDSTKVQDTDDGCSVSKPPIWPPPQSPYTALRMDGGSDPSDRSSTVHARIAPAVGSLDDDSAYGPLTSASSIEATRLSHSTLESSLEVNTSANQFNAEDVTPSTTNTITTGCGSWRRSHSDARLDKARCCSPISLCPHAQAHHEPCPACEASLTCGGAVASRVGCMDHHPPLFPAFSESVCAFYPLTNVKEPTSASAAAPAISSRSASHEQVSSGRPSIAPKNAAPHQALEEPQPTPQSPLSTTTDTVSATPRSKAPVGLALQENTMITILDTLSGADCTTSSTLCAAPTPPPLRSGSLPSQSTSTVDAKPNSVSNRRGSSTPAAAAAIAMATAVASRRRVPLPASSATTMPPPPPPYMRLSYASNVNNAHGSPSSTCTSAMLGAIALVPIGMQPAIATAASSFFAATACQSPAYAAVSTSDPPTSSSGVATAPPLPASDLGLSAASTVLSMSSVPTLAALDTPGQEFADARTPTTSPLRPAYWAFPCAPTGSMTVILAAPEVSWHSLTSRVMTPPASSAGAAISDSCSQNCIGDCCVHGAGTPFMDRCSSSASMATPRAVSPGTLTALPASSVRLESQRASGSRGAMWTSAGQTYRNVLVHGGRGSGSIAAVTASGSGYSLGLPLYSSQPQLLCTPVPLDDTESVCAICLEGRASKTHTTEINEASAPLQPSRAAEGGSSQKNDSAAAVISNTATVADEGAEQGAVRGVKPGSCLLSLPCGHCYHQNCVQRWLIESQSCPTCRRDLTRDATLN, encoded by the coding sequence ATGAAGTCCGTGATCAAGGTGTTCAGGGAACTCGAGGCGACAAGCCAACTCCCACCGAcgacaccgcagcagcacattgCACCGCCCACCGTACTCTTACCTGCTACTCTCGGTATGGTGCCACCGGAGCTGGCCGCCATGGCTGCTATGGCCGGACCTGCCTGCAccggtggggtgggggggatgATGCCGCCATTGAGTCCGTCCGTCACCAACAACACGGCGGCAATGTCTCCGCAAGCATCTATACAGATGTGCATGGCACCAGCGCTGGCCCTCAGCCCTTTTCCTAGATCGCCGATGCTGATGGACAGCACGAAAGTGCAAGACACTGACGATGGCTGCTCGGTCAGCAAGCCACCTATCTGGCCCCCGCCTCAGTCTCCGTATACTGCACTGCGCATGGATGGTGGCAGTGACCCCAGTGACCGGTCAAGTACTGTCCATGCTCGCATCGCACCCGCCGTTGGCAGCCTTGACGACGACTCAGCGTATGGCCCCCttacctccgcctcctctatCGAAGCGACGCGCCTGTCGCATAGTACGCTGGAGAGCTCGCTCGAGGTGAACACGTCAGCAAACCAGTTCAATGCCGAAGATGTAACGCCGTCAACGACCAATACTATCACAACGGGTtgcggcagctggcgcagaaGCCACTCTGATGCCCGCTTGGACAAGGCCCGGTGTTGCTCACCGATCTCACTCTGCCCACACGCGCAAGCGCACCACGAACCATGCCCAGCGTGTGAAGCATCCTTgacgtgcggcggcgcagtcgcGTCGCGAGTGGGATGTATGGATCACCACCCACCGCTCTTCCCTGCCTTTTCAGAAAGCGTGTGTGCCTTCTACCCCCTTACCAACGTCAAGGAGCCGACAtcagcctcagcagcagccccagCGATCTCGTCAAGGTCAGCATCGCACGAGCAAGTAAGTAGTGGACGTCCTTCAATAGCCCCCAAGAACGCTGCTCCTCACCAGGCGCTAGAGGAGCCGCAGCCAACACCGCAGTCGCCtctttccaccaccaccgacactgtctcggcgacgccgcggtCGAAAGCACCCGTGGGACTGGCACTGCAGGAGAATACAATGATTACAATCCTCGATACCTTGAGTGGCGCCGACTGCACAACGTCCTCGACGCTCTGCGCTGCaccaacaccaccgccacttcgTTCTGGCTCATTACCGAGCCAGTCCACCAGCACGGTCGATGCGAAGCCCAACTCCGTCAGCAATCGACGAGGAAGCTCtacccccgccgccgctgctgccatagCAATGGCAACTGCAGTTGCTTCCAGGCGGCGTGTTCCCCTCCCTGCATCCTCGGCTACGaccatgccgccgccgccgccgccgtacATGCGCCTCAGCTACGCCAGCAATGTAAACAACGCACACGGCAGTCCCAGCAGCACGTGCACGAGCGCCATGTTGGGCGCCATCGCCTTAGTCCCCATCGGAATGCAGCCGGCaatcgccaccgccgcctcctctttctttgccgccaccgcgtgcCAGTCGCCCGCCTACGCAGCCGTCAGCACCAGTGATCCTCCAACTTCCTCCTCCGGAGTGGCAACTGCGCCCCCGCTTCCGGCGTCCGACCTAGGCCTCTCCGCTGCGAGTACTGTACTCTCCATGTCCTCTGTCCCGACGTTAGCCGCTCTTGATACGCCAGGCCAAGAATTTGCTGACGCACGAACACCGACGACGTCACCGCTGCGTCCGGCATACTGGGCATTCCCATGCGCACCGACGGGGTCCATGACAGTCATCCTTGCTGCCCCGGAGGTGAGTTGGCACTCCTTGACAAGCAGAGTGATGACCCCGCCAgcgagcagcgctggcgccgccatTTCTGACTCGTGCAGTCAGAATTGCATTGGGGACTGTTGCGTTCATGGCGCGGGGACGCCCTTCATGGACAGGTGCTCGTCGTCCGCCTCGATGGCGACGCCGCGGGCCGTATCACCAGGCACGCTGACCGCGTTGCCGGCGTCATCGGTGAGACTCGAGTCTCAGCGTGCAagcggcagccgtggcgcTATGTGGACGTCAGCTGGGCAAACATACCGAAACGTGCTCGTCCACGGTGGTCGGGGCAGTGGATCCATCGCGGCCGTCACGGCATCGGGGAGCGGCTACAGTCTTGGTCTTCCCCTGTACTcatcgcagccgcagctcctttGCACTCCAGTGCCGCTTGACGACACAGAGAGCGTCTGTGCGATATGCTTAGAGGGTCGTGCATCGAAGACCCACACAACTGAGATCAACGAAgcatcagcgccgctgcaaccGTCGCGTGCGGCGGAGGGGGGATCAAGCCAGAAGaacgacagcgctgcagcagtgataAGCAATACAGCTACAGTCGCTGACGAGGGAGCCGAGCAGGGTGCCGTGCGAGGTGTCAAACCTGGCTcttgcctcctctcgcttccctGTGGTCACTGCTATCACCAAAACTGCGTTCAGCGGTGGCTAATAGAATCGCAGAGCTGCCCCACCTGCCGCCGCGACTTAACACGCGACGCTACCCTCAACTGA
- a CDS encoding hypothetical protein (TriTrypDB/GeneDB-style sysID: LpmP.09.0380) produces the protein MEGNFYVSDIVIDRELNSKYGMAYTKCPNESKRYGQCIEAGQINRDLQRDSCAKERQALRACVLKHLRNSAAGSTASSAASDGAQSQ, from the coding sequence ATGGAGGGCAACTTCTATGTATCGGACATCGTGATTGACCGCGAGCTCAACTCCAAGTACGGCATGGCCTACACGAAGTGCCCCAACGAGTCGAAGCGCTACGGACAGTGCATCGAAGCCGGTCAGATCAACCGCGACCTGCAGCGTGATAGCTGCGCCAAGGAGCGCCAAGCActccgtgcgtgtgtcttgAAGCACCTTCGTAATAGCGCTGCTGGCAGCACGGCTTCGTCTGCTGCTAGCGATGGTGCGCAGAGCCAGTGA
- a CDS encoding hypothetical protein (TriTrypDB/GeneDB-style sysID: LpmP.09.0370), whose translation MSVTAPASSTAPSPYPNALQSRQTTAEQRQIAAAAVRAYRATLSQENVLLQEKDALLSKEEAERLQRRVDDQAAADATATQFRNRACDVFASVQGGQCRDEDSAIDIFHAACDGDVVALDSCIRGAADINAIGQPDPARYNGIQFKQRWLFRAPPLVFAAAFGREEAVRFLLAHGADPDVASTTGLRARDYAARRGYGSIVQLVASGAS comes from the coding sequence ATGTCCGTCACGGCCCCCGCGTCATCTACGGCCCCTTCGCCCTACCCGAACGCATTACAGAGTCGTCAGACCACCGCCGAGCAACGCCAgatcgccgccgctgctgtgcgcgccTACCGGGCTACCCTCAGCCAAGAAAACGTGCTTCTGCAGGAAAAAGACGCACTGCTTagcaaggaggaggcagagcgaCTCCAGCGTAGAGTTGACGACCAGGCCGCTGCGGACGCCACTGCCACACAGTTTCGCAACCGGGCTTGCGACGTCTTCGCCAGTGTGCAGGGCGGGCAGTGCCGAGACGAAGACAGCGCCATCGACATCTTCCACGCAGCGTGTGACGGTGACGTAGTAGCCCTCGACTCATGCATACGAGGCGCGGCGGACATCAACGCCATCGGGCAGCCAGACCCAGCGCGTTACAATGGCATCCAGTTCAAGCAGCGATGGCTCTTccgcgcgccgccactcGTCTTCGCGGCCGCTTTCGGACGtgaagaggcggtgcgctTTCTACTAGCACACGGAGCGGACCCGGACGTGGCATCCACCACAGGGCTGCGCGCACGCGATTatgcggcgcggcgcggctACGGCTCCATTGTGCAACTGGTGGCCAGCGGTGCGTCCTAG